A single Desulfobaculum xiamenense DNA region contains:
- a CDS encoding DAK2 domain-containing protein yields MAPTPNRIQYIDGIRFKRILFAAAKRLIDKHRHLDEINVFPVPDGDTGSNMAGTMRSIVDGASKSLDQSIDKMSKTIAESALLGARGNSGVILAQFFCGFSEGVKDLCRITPKQFAEAASEAARRAKESMANPREGTILTVITDWADHLKDNCDKYRDFPELLQDSLRRAQTSLKETTDKLASLKTAGVVDAGAQGFVYLLDGIVDFVERGRLDMKVEREIIGEKGSGSGRAQERVAVEELTFRFCTECMLTGKDIDRDALRGELSAIGDSLIVAGTSETVRIHVHSNEPERVFEIAAAYGEMSRRKIDDMLQQHRDLVAKARQKVGIVTDSCCDLPEPFLRKYGIGVAPLTLNLNGQEFLDKVDITAEEFNDRLRVSESAKTSQPAPVEFKTVYESMLDQYEDIVSVHLCAANSGTFQGARTMASTLADDRISVVDSNNLTVGLGLVVREAALAAARGLDAAEVADVARDAASRVRIFVTLETLDFAVRGGRMSRKMGVVAKALNIKPVLTFHPVTGKATVIGKGFGVHHARGILMRNVRKVAEDKRNLRFAVAHVAAPETARRYADLLWSVFGVEPLYSMEASPVLGCYSGLGAAAVAVLGD; encoded by the coding sequence GGCTCGAACATGGCCGGAACCATGCGCTCCATCGTGGACGGCGCCTCCAAGTCCCTCGATCAGTCCATCGACAAGATGAGCAAGACCATCGCCGAATCCGCGCTGCTTGGTGCGCGTGGCAATTCCGGCGTCATCCTTGCTCAGTTCTTCTGCGGCTTTTCCGAGGGTGTGAAGGATCTGTGCCGCATCACGCCCAAGCAATTCGCCGAGGCCGCCTCCGAAGCCGCACGACGTGCCAAGGAATCCATGGCCAACCCGCGTGAGGGCACGATTCTGACCGTCATCACCGACTGGGCCGATCATCTGAAGGACAATTGCGACAAGTATCGCGATTTTCCCGAGCTGTTGCAGGATTCCCTGCGCCGCGCCCAGACCTCGCTCAAGGAGACCACAGACAAGCTCGCGTCCCTCAAGACAGCGGGCGTTGTCGATGCCGGTGCGCAGGGCTTCGTGTACCTGCTGGACGGCATTGTCGATTTTGTCGAGCGCGGCCGACTGGATATGAAGGTCGAGCGCGAGATCATCGGCGAAAAGGGCAGCGGCAGCGGCCGGGCGCAGGAGCGCGTGGCGGTGGAGGAACTGACCTTCCGCTTCTGCACGGAATGCATGCTCACCGGCAAGGACATCGATCGTGACGCCCTGCGTGGCGAGCTTTCCGCCATCGGCGACAGCCTGATCGTGGCCGGAACGTCCGAGACGGTGCGCATTCACGTCCATTCCAACGAGCCGGAGCGCGTCTTCGAGATCGCCGCCGCATACGGCGAGATGTCCCGCCGCAAGATCGACGACATGCTCCAGCAGCATCGCGACCTCGTGGCCAAGGCGAGGCAGAAGGTCGGCATCGTTACCGATTCCTGCTGTGACCTGCCCGAACCGTTCCTGCGCAAGTACGGCATCGGCGTCGCGCCGCTCACGCTCAATCTCAACGGGCAGGAGTTCCTCGACAAGGTCGACATCACGGCCGAGGAATTCAATGACCGCCTGCGCGTGTCGGAATCCGCCAAGACCTCGCAGCCCGCACCTGTCGAATTCAAGACCGTCTACGAGTCCATGCTCGACCAGTACGAGGACATCGTCTCCGTGCATCTGTGCGCCGCCAACAGCGGCACCTTCCAGGGTGCGCGGACCATGGCCTCGACCCTGGCCGATGATCGCATTTCGGTGGTGGACAGCAACAACCTTACCGTCGGCCTCGGCCTTGTGGTGCGCGAGGCGGCCCTTGCCGCAGCACGCGGTCTCGATGCCGCAGAGGTTGCCGACGTGGCGCGCGACGCCGCCAGCCGCGTGCGCATCTTCGTGACGCTCGAAACACTGGACTTCGCCGTGCGCGGCGGCCGCATGTCCCGCAAGATGGGCGTGGTGGCCAAGGCGCTCAACATCAAGCCCGTTTTGACCTTCCATCCCGTCACCGGCAAGGCCACTGTCATCGGCAAGGGCTTTGGCGTGCACCACGCGCGTGGCATTCTCATGCGCAACGTGCGCAAGGTTGCCGAGGACAAGCGCAACCTGCGCTTCGCCGTGGCCCACGTGGCCGCTCCGGAGACCGCTCGTCGCTATGCGGACCTGCTGTGGTCGGTGTTCGGCGTCGAGCCGCTGTACTCCATGGAGGCTTCGCCCGTGCTGGGATGCTATTCCGGCCTTGGCGCGGCGGCCGTGGCTGTGCTCGGCGACTAG